CGTGCTGTTCGTGCTGGACGGGGCCATGAAGAGCGTCGGGGGCTTCACCAACCACGCCCAGACCGCGGTGCTGTACGCAGCGGGCATCCTGGCCGTGTTCCCGGCCGCGGATGCCTGGTCGGTGGCCCGCCGCCCGGCACCGGACCGGCGCTCGCCGTGGCTCCACCGGGCCCCCCTGGTCCTCTCGACCCTGGTGATCACCACCGCCTACACCATGATCGGCCTGCGCCGGCTGGTCGACGGCGGCCTGTCGCTGGTGACCGGCGCGTCGGTGGAGACCTGGCTGGTCAGCCGGTCGCTGGAGTACGGCCGCTACCCCTTCGACGACGGGCTGCTGGTGCTGGAGCACCGGTGGCTGCTGGGGCTGGCGGTGGCCGGCATGGCCCTCACCACCTGCTTCGAGAGCCTCAGCCTGCTGACCCTGCGGTCGGACCGGTTCCGACTGGTGTGGCTGGCGGTGATCGTGCCCTTCCACGTGGTGACGCTGTTCGCCATGCGCATCTTCTTCTGGGAGAACCTGATCCTGGTGGTGGTGCTCCTCACCGGCCTGCCCGACCGGCTGGTGGGCCTGGTCGAGCGTCGGCGGGCGCCGGCGGGCCGTGCGCCATTGAACCGGGCGCCCGCCAACCGGGCGGCGGCCCGTCAGTCGTCGGCGCCGAGCCAGCCCTCGCTGCGCTCCAGGAGCCAGCGGCTGACGTCCATGGCCCGGTCGAGCTCGGTGCACAGCAACTCGCGCTCGCCCACGTAGACCTCGGAGAGGGAGACCTCGACCCGGCCCACGATGCCGATGCTGCGGTCGGCGGCATCGGTGACCGAGGCGAAGGAGTCGATGGCCGAGACCTCCAGCGGCAGCTCGGTGCCCCCCACGCCGGCCAGGTCGGTGGCCAGCACCAGCAGGTCGGGCGAGAGGGCCAGCGGGGGCAACGACCACGAGAAGTGCAGCGGGAAGCGGTGCAGGTCCGGTGGATCCGCGCCCTCCTCCATCTCCAGCACCAGGTCCTCGAACGACAGCAGGACCCGGGGGTCGATCTCCAGGGCCAGGTGGATGTCGAGGGGGCCGCCGCAGGCCTCCTCGGGGTGGAGGTCGACCTCCCAGGCCTGGCGCAGCGAGTACGTCTCGACGAAGTGCCGCTCGTCGTGCACGTGGAAGCCGTGCGCGATGGCGTGCTCCTTCTGCTCGGCCACGAAGCCGGCGACGTCGATGACGGCCACTGCGTTCCTTTCGGGGGATCGGGCGGCGGCCAGCCTGCCATGCGGCGTGACGGGCCCGGAAGCCTCGCCCGGTGGCGACGCTACCGTGCCCGGCGTGACCGACGACGAGATCCTCGCCGTGCTGGGCGAGGCGGCGGCCGCCGTCGCCGCCGCCCTCGCCGCCACCCCCGACTGGGGCGAGGCGGGCACCCGCCCGGGCCAGCACCTGAGCGACCTGGCCGCCGACGAGGCCGCCATCGGGGTGCTGTCCGCCGCCGGCCTGTCCGTGTTCAGCGAGGAGAGCGGCCGCACCGGGGCCGACACCGACCTCACCGTGGTCATCGACCCCGTGGACGGCAGCACCAACGCCTCTCGGGGGGTGTCGTGGTGGGCCACCAGCCTGTGCGCCATCGACGACCGGGGTCCCCGGGTGGCCCTGGTCGACGACCTGGTGCACGGCACCCGGGCCACCGCCATCCGGGGCCGGGGGGGCGAGGCGGACGGCGCGCCCCTGGCCGCCAGCGGGTGCACGGACCTCTCCGCCGCCATCGTGGGCCTCAACGGGCTGCCGGCCCGCCACCTGGGCTGGGCCCAGTGCCGGGCCCTGGGCGCCGCCGCCCTCGACCTGGGGGCCGTGGCCTCCGGGCGCCTCGACGCCTTCGTGGACTGCAGCGGCGACGGCCTGGCCCCCTGGGACTACCTGGGTGCCGCCCTGCTGTGCGCCGAGGCCGGGGCCACCGTCCTGGCCCTCGACGAACGTCCCCTCCACGATCTGGGGGCCCCCGTCCGCCGCCCCGTGGTGGCGGCGGCCACCGCCGAGCTGGCCCACGAGCTGGCCGATCGCTACCGCCGGGCCGGCCCCCTGCCCCGCCTCGCCCCTTGAGGTGAGCAACGGTGCGTCGGGCCTGGTGGGGGGGCCGTAGGCTGCGCTGATGCACCCCGGGCTCCACCGCACCCTCCTCCGGGTGTTCCGGCGGCTGCCGACGTCGGCCCGGCGGCGGGTGGTGCGCACCATCGCCCCGTCGTACACGGTCGGGTCCATGTGCTTCGTCGAGCGCGACGACGGCGCCCTGCTCCTCGTGCAGCACTCCTACCGGCGGCGCTGGGGCGTCCCCGGCGGCCTGCTGGAGCGGGGCGAGGCCACGGCCGAGGCCGCCGTCCGCGAGGTGCGGGAGGAGGTGGGCGTGGACGTGGTGCTGGTGGGCGAGCCGGCCGTGGTGGTCGAACCGGACCCCCAGCGGGTCGACGTGATCTACCGGGCCCGGCTGGCGCCCGGGGTGGCCCCCGACGACGCCCACCCCTCCAGCCCCGAGATCGAGACCGTACGGTGGTTCCCGGCCGGGGCGCTGCCCGAGCTCCAGCACGAGACGGCCTGCGCCTTCGTGGCCCTGGCCCGGGCCCGGGGCACGAGCGAGGCCGACCACGTGGCCCAGCGGCTGGCCCGGGAGCGGACCGGGTAGCGTTCGCGGCCTCCGCACCGCACCGCCGGTGCCCGGCCGGGGGCGTAGCTCAGTTGGCCAGAGCGTCCGGTTTACACCCGGAAGGTCGTCGGTTCGATCCCGGCCGCCCCCACCAGACGCGTCGGCGGGACCGGCCTCAGGGGGCGACGGCCACGGCCAGGGCCAGGCGGGCCATGGCCTCGAAGCCGGTCTCGCGCTCCTGGATCGAGAGGCGCTCCCCGGTGGGGAGGTGGTCCGACACGGTGAGCAGGGCCAGGGCCCGGGCCCCGGTCTCGGCGGCCACGCCGTACAGCCCGGCGGTCTCCATGTCCACGGCCAGGGCCCCCAGGGCCGAGGTCCGGTCGTTGACCCCCAGGTCGGGGGCGTAGAACAGGTCGGAGGTGAACACGGGGCCGACCCGCACCGGCACGCCGGCCGCCTCGGCGGCGTCGACCGCGGCCCGGGCCAACCCGAAGTCGGCCACCGCGGCCAGGTCCAGGCCGCCGGAGCGGATGCGGTTGACGTTGGAGTCGGTCGAGGCCCCCAGGGCCACCACCACGCTGCGCAGGGGCAGGTCGGGGCGCAGCGAGCCGCAGGACCCGACCCGGATGAGGCGCTCGACGCCGTACTGGCGCACCAGCTCGGTGGCGTAGACGGAGACCGAGGGGATGCCCATGCCGTGGGCCACCACCGACACCGGCTGGCCCTGGTGGGTGCCGGTGAAGCCCTCCATGTTGCGCACGTCGGTGACCAGGCGGGCGTCGTCGAGCAGGGTCTCGGCGATGTGGCGGGCTCGGCGGGGGTCGCCGGGCATGAGGCAGACCGGTGCCACGTCGCCCGGGGCGGCGGAGATGTGGGGGGTGGGCACGGCGCCTCCGCGGTGGACGGACGGCCGACGGTAGCGGCTGGCCGCCGGGCTCTCAGGGGCCGGTGGCGGCCGTGGTCGAGTGGCGCAGGCCCGGTACCAGGCCGCCGTCGCCCAGGGCCCGGAGGGCCCGCAGCTCCGCCACGTCGACCACCACGGCGTCGTCGGGCTCGCGGGTGCAGATGAAGGTGACGACGCAGTCGGCGCAGGCCGGCGTGTGCTCGAGGGCGCAGTCGGCGCAGCTGATGCGGAGGGGTTCGGATCGGTCCACGAGGCGATCATGGCCAGGGGGTGTGACAGCGGGGCCCCCGGCCACGCACCATGGAGGCCCCATGGCCGCCGCCCGCCCCGCCCCCGCGCCCCCCGCCCCGCCCCGCCCGGCGCGTGCCGCGCTGGGCGACCAGGCCCTGGCCGCGGGCCGGGCCGCCGGCCTCGACGCGGCCGGCATCGCCACCGCCGAGCCCTTCACCGACACCCGGCGGGTCCTGGAGGAGCGGCGGGCCGCCGGCCTCCACGGGGGCATGGCCTTCACCTACCGCAACCCGG
This genomic window from Acidimicrobiales bacterium contains:
- a CDS encoding inositol monophosphatase family protein encodes the protein MTDDEILAVLGEAAAAVAAALAATPDWGEAGTRPGQHLSDLAADEAAIGVLSAAGLSVFSEESGRTGADTDLTVVIDPVDGSTNASRGVSWWATSLCAIDDRGPRVALVDDLVHGTRATAIRGRGGEADGAPLAASGCTDLSAAIVGLNGLPARHLGWAQCRALGAAALDLGAVASGRLDAFVDCSGDGLAPWDYLGAALLCAEAGATVLALDERPLHDLGAPVRRPVVAAATAELAHELADRYRRAGPLPRLAP
- a CDS encoding NUDIX domain-containing protein, which encodes MHPGLHRTLLRVFRRLPTSARRRVVRTIAPSYTVGSMCFVERDDGALLLVQHSYRRRWGVPGGLLERGEATAEAAVREVREEVGVDVVLVGEPAVVVEPDPQRVDVIYRARLAPGVAPDDAHPSSPEIETVRWFPAGALPELQHETACAFVALARARGTSEADHVAQRLARERTG
- the deoD gene encoding purine-nucleoside phosphorylase; its protein translation is MPTPHISAAPGDVAPVCLMPGDPRRARHIAETLLDDARLVTDVRNMEGFTGTHQGQPVSVVAHGMGIPSVSVYATELVRQYGVERLIRVGSCGSLRPDLPLRSVVVALGASTDSNVNRIRSGGLDLAAVADFGLARAAVDAAEAAGVPVRVGPVFTSDLFYAPDLGVNDRTSALGALAVDMETAGLYGVAAETGARALALLTVSDHLPTGERLSIQERETGFEAMARLALAVAVAP